The nucleotide sequence TCCGACGCCCTTCGAGCGGATGAGGCGCGTGACCTGCTCGATGCGCTCCAGCAGCGCTTTCGGCGCCTCGTTGAAGAGGAGATGCGCCTCATCGAAGAAGAAGACGAGCTTCGGCTTTTCGACGTCGCCAACCTCGGGCAGCTTGTTGAAGAGTTCCGTCATCAGCCACAGAAGGAAGGTCGAGTAGAGCCGCGGCGTCGACATGAGCTTGTCGGCGGCGAAAACGCTGACATAGCCGCGCCCGTCGTCCGCCTTTCGCATGAAGTCGTCGATGTCGAGCTCGGGCTTGCCGAAAAACAATTCGGCTTTTTGTTCGTCGAGCACGAGCAGGCGGCGCTGGATGGCTCCGACGGACGTCTTCGACACATTGCCATATTGCTGGGAAAGCTCCTGCGCGCGCTCCGAAACCAGCGCGATCACGGAGCGAAGGTCGCTGAGATCGTTGAGCGACAAATTCTCGTCGGAGGCGAGCCGGAACGCGATGGTCAGCACGCCTTCCTGCGTCTCGTTCAGCTCCATGAGCCGCGCAAGGAGCATCGGCCCGAGCGAGCCGATGGAGGCGCGGATCGGCGTCCCTTGCTCGCCGAACAAATCCCAGAAGATCGTGGGGAACGCCTCGAACGTGTAATTGTCGAGGTCGATTTCCTTCGCCCGCTTTTCGAGGAAGGGCTTCGGTTCGCCCGCCGCCGCGATGCCGGAAAGGTCACCCTTGATGTCGGCGGCGAAAACGGGAACGCCCGCCCGCGAAAACCCTTCGGCGAGAATTTGCAGGGTCACGGTCTTGCCGGTGCCGGTCGCCCCCGTGATCAGGCCGTGCCGGTTGGCGAATTTGAAATTGAGATATTCGGGCTTAACGCTCTTGCCGACGAAAATGCCGGTCTCGGTGTCTTCGCTCATGCCGTCTCCCGTGCGAGCCGAATCGATGCCTGAAACCTAAGCATCGGCATCGCTTTTCGCTATGGGAAAGGCGTAAAGGCCAAGCAGGCACCGGTGCCAGAGGGCTCTGGGCATTGGGGGGTCGGAGAAAGCGAACCGGCACCGGCTCCTGCTTGGAAGGGAAAACTGCTCCTGACGGGGGGCGCGGTTGCGTTCGAACAATGGCGGTTTCGTGAAAATTGTAGCGAAGTTTGACGGGGACCGCCCCGTGAGACGAAACGCGATCACTCCCAGTCGTCGTAACGCGGAGCCCAGTAGCGATGATACGAGCCGGGGCGATAGTGGCTGCGCGCGCGGCTGTGCCACGGGTCGTCTCCCGCGAAAGAGCCCCAGCGGAAGTGGCTGCGCCAACGGTACGGATAATCTCCACGCGAGCCCCAGCGATGATGGCTGCGCCATGTGCTGTGTTCGCATTCGACATAGTAGGAATAGCTGCAGCCGACCATCATGAGCGGTTGCGGTGCCGTTTGAGCGGGAACGGCATGAAGCGGGAGGGAAGCGGCGGGAGCGCCGTTGAAGCAAGCTGCAGAAAAACAAAGGGATGCGGCGGCAATGAGCAGTTTCATGTAATTAACCTCTCGAGCTTATAGAAAATATTAATAAAAAATTAAGACAGCAAAAAGGAAGTCAGAGGATCAAAATTTCGTATCGAACAGACGCCGCCAGCGCACGGCCTGTTTGTCGCGGCATTCCGTTTCTGGCACCGGCACGCAGGCAGGAAGCGCCGCCGTGCCGGGCCGCGCGAAGACGACAAGGCGTGTCGGACCGCGCCCGTTGATGTTGATGCCGTCCACGCAGCCGAGGACGCGCGGCGCCGCTCCGGTCTTCTCCTCGAAAGCTTTTTCGAACATTTCGAGCCTGCTGCCGTTGACGAAGGCCAGTCGCGCGGCGCCAGATCCAAGCGCTTCGGCCGATCCGGGGACACTGCCGAGGATCGTGCGCGTGCCGTTCATGAAGACGAGGCTCGGCTCGCTGATGCCACCGAACGCGACAGGGGCATCGCCGCATCCCCGCAGTTTTTCCGCGGCTGCGGCGGCGCTCCGCGTAATCCAGATCGGCTCAAGGCCCGGCAACCCGACGCGAAAGGCGGCGGTGTAGAACAACGCGGCGGAGACGACCGCGCCGGCCAAGGCCGCGCGGGAATATCTGCCCCACGCCGACGCCGCCGTGAAAGCCGATACCGCCGCAAGCGCGACAAGAACGGCTGCGAGCAGCGGAAAAGCCGGCGCCTCCGCAATCCATGACAACCCGAGAAGCAGCACGATCTGCGCCGTCGCAAGCGTCGCCCACAGAACGGCGCTCAGTCGCGCGCGCGATAATCCCTGCGCCGCCTCGCGGAAGGCGAACGCAGCGGCCAGGGCGATGGCTGGATAAAGCGGCAGGGCATAGTGAGGCAGCTTCGTCGGAATGACCTCGATGATGAGCCACCACGGCACGATCCACGCCAGGAGGAACAGCACGCGACGCGAGACGCGCCTCTGCCGCCACAGCCAGGCAATCGCTCCGCCAGTTACGAACAGAACTGCGGGCCAGAACGTCCACCAGAAGGCGAGGAAATAGAAGCCGGGCGGTCCCCAGTGCTTCTCCTGACCGCTCGCGAGCTTGCCCGCGAAGTCCTGCCCGAGCGACGTCTTGAAGAACGCGCCGCCTGACGAAACGCCGATGGCGATGAACCACGGAAGCGTCAGCAGCAGAAGCAGCGGCACGCCCCATTTCCAGTGCAGGTTCCTGAGCCACGTGCGGCGACGGTCTAAAATCAGCACCACGGCGGCGGTGATAAACGACAGCCCCGGCGCGACCGGGCCCTTGATGAGGATGCCAACGCCAAGCCCGATCCAGAACAAAGCGGCCAGTCCGCGCGTGCGGGCAGGATCGCCCGCCATGTAGAGCCGGAACAGCGCCCCCTGCGCCAGCATGATGGCGGCGATGAGCGCTGCGTCCGACTTCGCGATGCGCGCCTCGAAAGATAGCGTGAGGCAGGTTGCGAATAGCGTAGCGGCAACGAGCGCCGTCTCTCGGCCGAAGATGCCGCGCGCAGCCCAGAATGTCAGAAGCACCGCGCCGAGCGCGCCGAGAAACGACGGGATACGATAGGCCCAGATGTCGGAGAGGGTCGCGCCCGCGCTTTCAGCCGCCGTCACCGCCGCCGATTGCAGCCAATAGATGCCGACAGGCTTCTTGTAGCGCGTTTCCTGCTGGAAGTGGATGTCGACGAAATCGCCCGTTTCCAGCATTTGCTTCGTGGCCTGCGCGAAGCGGGCCTCGTCGCGGTCGGTGACCGGAAGCGACGCTATGCCCGGAAGGAAAAGCAAGGCGCAAAGAAGTGCGAGACCGAGCACCGCCGCATAGGGACGATAAGCAAGAGCACGCAATCCCTTTGCTACGGCGACGTCGACGGCGGCCAGCCGCGAGGTGTCGCCGTGGGCGCGGGGAACGCTGACCGTGATCGCTTCCATGCGTTTTGCCGAGATCGCGGTGCGAAGCTTGATCGCGCGTGAGCCCGTCCCTTTTTGAAGGCATGCCTTTCGAGAAACGGCCTTCCGCTTCCCGGATATGCCTGAAGCAGGTCTTGCGTTTTCATCGAAAGGGTCTCGCCCCCGATGCAACGCGCTTTCTCAGGCGAGGCGGTTTTCTCCACTTCGCTCGAAACGCTTAGGCGGGAACTCGGCCGAAAGCAACGGTGCGGATTGTAACGAAAGCTGGCGAGCGCCTGCGCTCGGCGCCGCTGCGGCGAGCAGGGAGGGCCCGATTCAACCCCGGCAGCTACGCTCTGGGGACGAAACGCCCCGCGAGCGCCGGACAGGCACTCGCGGGGCGCGGAACGATACGTTACTCGGCCGCCTTGAGCGCGGGCGCGATCATGGCCACGTCCGCCTCGACGAGCGGCTGGAACTTCTTGAAGTTCTCGGTGAACATCGCGACGAGCTTTTTCGCGGTCGCGTCATACTCGGCCTTGTCGGCCCATGTCTCGCGCGGGTTGAGAATCCGCGAATCGACCCCCGGCGCTTCGGTCGGAACGAGAAGCCCGAACACCGGGTCCTGCACGAACTCGATGGCGTCGAAGCCGCCAGACAGCGCGAGGTTCACGAGCGCGCGCGTGGCAGGCAACGACATGCGCTTGCCGACGCCGTATTTGCCGCCCGTCCAGCCCGTGTTCACGAGCCAGCAGTTCACCTTGTGCTCGGCGATGAGCTTGCGGAGCTGGTCGCCGTACACGGTGGGATGACGCGACATGAACGGTGCGCCGAAGCAGGTGGAGAACGTCGCCGTCGGCTCGGTCACGCCCTTTTCCGTGCCCGCCACCTTCGCGGTGTAGCCGGAAAGGAAGTGATAGACGGCCTGGCCGGGCGTCAGCTTCGAGATCGGAGGCAGGACGCCGAACGCATCCGCCGTGAGCATCAGGATGTTCTTCGGCTGGCCCGCGATTCCTTCGAGGCTCGCGCCTGGAACATAGGAGATGGGATAAGCGCCGCGCGTGTTCTCGGTCAGCGCGTCGCTCGCATAGTTCGGCTCGCGCGTGTCCTTGTCGAGCACCACGTTTTCGAGCACCGCCGCCCATTGCGACACGGCGTGATAGATGCCGGGCTCGTTCTCCTTCGAAAGCTTGATGACTTTCGCGTAGCAGCCGCCTTCGAAGTTGTAGAGGCCGTTCTTCGACCAGCCGTGCTCGTCGTCGCCGATAAGGGTGCGCAGCGGATCGGTGGAGAGCGTCGTCTTGCCCGTGCCGGAAAGGCCGAAGAACACGGCCGCGTCGCCCGCCTTGCCCTCGCTGACGGAGCAGTGCATCGGCAGCACGCCTTCCGGCGGCAGCACGTAATTAAGATAGGAGAAGACGGACTTCTTGATCTCGCCCGCATACGATGTGCCGCCGATGAGAATCAGGCCGCGCGTGAAATCGCAGGCGATGACCGTTTCGCTGCGCACGCCGTAGCGCGCCGGATCGGCCTTGAAGCTCGGCAGATCGATGATCGTGAGCTTCGGCGTGAAGGTGCGAAGCTGGTCCGGTGTCGGGTTGATCAGAAGATGATTGATGAAGAGCGCGTGCCACGCATATTCCGCGAAAACGCGAACCGAAACGCGATGGTCCTCGGAGGCGCCACCGAACAGATCCTGCACGAAAAGGTTCTTCTCGGCCGCGTGCGCCAGGAAATCCTTGTGGAGAAGATCGAACTGTTCGGTCGAGATCGCCTTCGAGTTGTCCCACCAGACGGTGCCTTCCGTCTCGGCGTTCCGCACGATGAATTTGTCCGCTGCCGACCGTCCCGTATGCAGGCCCGTCACCGTCGCGAAAGCGCCCGTGGCCGTAACCTGACCCTCGCCGCGGCGAATCGCCTGTTCGTAAAGGGCCGCCACGGACCCGTTATGAAGTACTGCCCGCTGGA is from Rhodomicrobium lacus and encodes:
- a CDS encoding phosphoenolpyruvate carboxykinase, with protein sequence MKVPSSNSSSPSNQLAAPDLQRAVLHNGSVAALYEQAIRRGEGQVTATGAFATVTGLHTGRSAADKFIVRNAETEGTVWWDNSKAISTEQFDLLHKDFLAHAAEKNLFVQDLFGGASEDHRVSVRVFAEYAWHALFINHLLINPTPDQLRTFTPKLTIIDLPSFKADPARYGVRSETVIACDFTRGLILIGGTSYAGEIKKSVFSYLNYVLPPEGVLPMHCSVSEGKAGDAAVFFGLSGTGKTTLSTDPLRTLIGDDEHGWSKNGLYNFEGGCYAKVIKLSKENEPGIYHAVSQWAAVLENVVLDKDTREPNYASDALTENTRGAYPISYVPGASLEGIAGQPKNILMLTADAFGVLPPISKLTPGQAVYHFLSGYTAKVAGTEKGVTEPTATFSTCFGAPFMSRHPTVYGDQLRKLIAEHKVNCWLVNTGWTGGKYGVGKRMSLPATRALVNLALSGGFDAIEFVQDPVFGLLVPTEAPGVDSRILNPRETWADKAEYDATAKKLVAMFTENFKKFQPLVEADVAMIAPALKAAE
- a CDS encoding ArnT family glycosyltransferase, which encodes MEAITVSVPRAHGDTSRLAAVDVAVAKGLRALAYRPYAAVLGLALLCALLFLPGIASLPVTDRDEARFAQATKQMLETGDFVDIHFQQETRYKKPVGIYWLQSAAVTAAESAGATLSDIWAYRIPSFLGALGAVLLTFWAARGIFGRETALVAATLFATCLTLSFEARIAKSDAALIAAIMLAQGALFRLYMAGDPARTRGLAALFWIGLGVGILIKGPVAPGLSFITAAVVLILDRRRTWLRNLHWKWGVPLLLLLTLPWFIAIGVSSGGAFFKTSLGQDFAGKLASGQEKHWGPPGFYFLAFWWTFWPAVLFVTGGAIAWLWRQRRVSRRVLFLLAWIVPWWLIIEVIPTKLPHYALPLYPAIALAAAFAFREAAQGLSRARLSAVLWATLATAQIVLLLGLSWIAEAPAFPLLAAVLVALAAVSAFTAASAWGRYSRAALAGAVVSAALFYTAAFRVGLPGLEPIWITRSAAAAAEKLRGCGDAPVAFGGISEPSLVFMNGTRTILGSVPGSAEALGSGAARLAFVNGSRLEMFEKAFEEKTGAAPRVLGCVDGININGRGPTRLVVFARPGTAALPACVPVPETECRDKQAVRWRRLFDTKF
- a CDS encoding helicase HerA-like domain-containing protein; its protein translation is MSEDTETGIFVGKSVKPEYLNFKFANRHGLITGATGTGKTVTLQILAEGFSRAGVPVFAADIKGDLSGIAAAGEPKPFLEKRAKEIDLDNYTFEAFPTIFWDLFGEQGTPIRASIGSLGPMLLARLMELNETQEGVLTIAFRLASDENLSLNDLSDLRSVIALVSERAQELSQQYGNVSKTSVGAIQRRLLVLDEQKAELFFGKPELDIDDFMRKADDGRGYVSVFAADKLMSTPRLYSTFLLWLMTELFNKLPEVGDVEKPKLVFFFDEAHLLFNEAPKALLERIEQVTRLIRSKGVGVYYITQNPLDVPDRVSSQLGNRVQHGLRAFSPREQKAVRAAAETFRANPAFNAEKAILELGTGEALVSFLEGKGEPSIVQRTLIRPPSSQLGPVTPEERKAVIEASPVVGKYDEEESAAPSNGGRTRSANGARSGKARNDDDYEWAGEFRIPKKPGSPDEPLPREDDPQPEPQPKGRGRGGGYSRQTYGEAFGKSLLRSLGSAAGRILERVLRPK